A window of Pantoea agglomerans contains these coding sequences:
- a CDS encoding AMP nucleosidase, which produces MPTQRNGLTRQQALDELERLYDNAVNALRAAIKTYTEQGTLPEAEARRQGLFVYPELRITWRGEGPQQNRTRAWGRFTHTGSYSTTITRPALLRHYLSEQLAMLEKEYEVEIQVGPSSQEIPYPYVIDGSDLSLDRTMSATIARHFPTTELSQIGDETADGLFNPDAVFPLSHFDALRTDFSLARLRHYTGTSVEHFQPFVLFTNYTRYVDEFVRWATEQVRDPASDYDSLACAGGAVITAETAESDAAMLDLAWKKHQMPAWHLTSPGRRGITLVNIGVGPSNAKTICDHLAVMRPHAWLMIGHCGGLRESQRIGDYVLAHAYLRDDHVLDSVLPPDIPVPSIAEVQRALYDATKAVSNMPGEEVKQRLRTGTVVTTDDRNWELRYSASALRFNLSRAVAVDMESATIAAQGYRFRVPYGTLLCVSDKPLHGEIKLPGQANRFYEGAISEHLQIGICAVELLRAEGDKLHSRKLRTFNEPPFR; this is translated from the coding sequence ATGCCTACACAACGGAACGGCCTTACCCGCCAGCAGGCGCTGGATGAACTGGAGCGTCTGTATGACAACGCGGTGAACGCGCTGCGCGCGGCGATAAAAACCTATACCGAACAGGGCACGCTCCCCGAGGCGGAAGCGCGTCGCCAGGGACTCTTTGTCTACCCCGAGCTGCGCATTACCTGGCGCGGCGAAGGGCCGCAGCAAAACCGCACGCGCGCCTGGGGACGCTTTACCCATACCGGCAGCTACAGCACCACCATCACGCGTCCGGCGCTGCTGCGTCACTATCTCAGCGAACAGCTGGCGATGCTGGAAAAAGAGTATGAGGTTGAGATTCAGGTCGGCCCGTCCAGCCAGGAGATCCCCTATCCTTACGTCATCGACGGTTCCGATCTGTCGCTGGACCGCACCATGAGCGCCACTATCGCGCGTCACTTCCCGACCACTGAGCTGTCACAGATTGGCGATGAAACCGCCGACGGTCTGTTTAATCCGGACGCGGTTTTCCCTTTGTCTCACTTCGATGCGCTGCGCACCGACTTCTCTCTGGCACGCCTGCGCCACTACACCGGTACCTCGGTAGAGCATTTCCAGCCGTTTGTGCTGTTCACCAACTACACGCGCTATGTGGATGAGTTTGTTCGCTGGGCAACAGAGCAGGTGCGCGATCCCGCCAGCGACTATGACAGCCTGGCCTGCGCGGGCGGCGCGGTGATCACCGCCGAGACGGCGGAGAGCGATGCGGCGATGCTGGATCTGGCGTGGAAAAAGCATCAGATGCCCGCCTGGCATCTCACCTCGCCTGGCCGCCGCGGCATCACGCTGGTAAATATCGGCGTCGGCCCGTCCAACGCCAAAACCATCTGCGATCACCTTGCGGTAATGCGACCGCACGCCTGGCTGATGATCGGCCACTGCGGCGGCCTGCGCGAAAGCCAGCGCATCGGCGACTATGTGCTGGCGCACGCCTACCTGCGCGACGACCACGTGCTCGACAGCGTCTTACCGCCCGATATTCCGGTGCCAAGCATCGCGGAAGTGCAGCGCGCGCTCTATGACGCTACCAAAGCAGTGAGCAATATGCCGGGAGAAGAGGTTAAGCAGCGTCTGCGCACCGGCACCGTGGTAACGACGGACGATCGCAACTGGGAGCTGCGCTACTCCGCCTCGGCGCTGCGCTTTAACCTGAGCCGCGCGGTGGCGGTGGATATGGAGAGCGCCACGATTGCAGCACAGGGCTATCGGTTCCGCGTCCCTTACGGCACGCTGCTCTGCGTCTCGGATAAGCCGCTGCATGGCGAAATCAAGCTGCCAGGGCAGGCAAACCGCTTTTATGAAGGGGCGATTTCAGAGCATCTGCAAATTGGCATTTGCGCGGTAGAGCTGCTGCGCGCCGAAGGAGATAAGCTGCATTCACGCAAGCTGCGTACCTTTAACGAACCGCCGTTCCGTTAA
- a CDS encoding branched-chain amino acid ABC transporter substrate-binding protein has protein sequence MSQKLIKLSLNVVIAGCFGAALSAQADIKIGVAGPFSGPNATYGAQYWKGATQAAEDINAAGGINGEKIVLVQGDDACEPKQAVAVANRLVDQDKVMAVVGHFCSSSTMPASEVYDDAGVLSITPGSTNPQITERGMKTLFRMCGRDDQQGAIAATFMLDKLKAKKVAIIHDKDTYGQGLADATKAALEKRGVKEVMYEGLSRGEKDFNALVTKIAQAHPDVVYFGGCHPEAGPLVRQMREQGVKANFFSGDCIVTQELVTAAGGPQYTNGIYMTFGNDPRQIADGKAVIETFRKGGFEPEGYTLYAYASVQALAAAYKGAGKDNEKASEWLKSHDVPTVMGKKAWDGKGDLKVSDYVVYQWDDKGKYHQL, from the coding sequence ATGTCTCAGAAACTGATCAAGTTGTCGTTAAACGTCGTAATTGCAGGTTGTTTCGGCGCTGCGCTGAGTGCGCAGGCCGATATAAAAATCGGCGTCGCCGGGCCGTTCTCCGGCCCCAACGCCACCTATGGCGCGCAGTACTGGAAAGGGGCGACGCAGGCAGCGGAGGATATCAACGCGGCGGGCGGCATCAACGGCGAGAAAATCGTGCTGGTGCAGGGAGACGACGCCTGCGAACCCAAACAGGCGGTTGCGGTGGCGAACCGACTTGTCGATCAGGATAAGGTGATGGCGGTGGTCGGCCATTTTTGCTCCTCCAGCACCATGCCCGCCTCGGAGGTCTACGACGACGCCGGCGTGCTGTCGATTACGCCGGGATCCACTAATCCGCAGATCACCGAGCGCGGCATGAAAACCCTGTTTCGCATGTGCGGGCGCGACGACCAGCAGGGCGCCATCGCCGCCACTTTTATGCTCGATAAGCTAAAAGCGAAAAAGGTCGCGATTATCCATGACAAAGATACCTATGGGCAGGGGCTGGCCGACGCCACGAAAGCGGCGCTGGAGAAGCGCGGCGTAAAAGAGGTGATGTATGAGGGCCTGTCGCGCGGCGAGAAAGATTTTAACGCGCTGGTGACCAAAATCGCCCAGGCGCATCCCGACGTGGTCTATTTCGGCGGCTGCCACCCCGAGGCGGGCCCGCTGGTGCGCCAGATGCGCGAGCAGGGCGTTAAAGCTAACTTCTTCTCCGGCGACTGCATCGTGACGCAGGAGCTGGTCACCGCCGCGGGCGGGCCGCAGTACACCAACGGCATCTATATGACCTTCGGCAACGATCCGCGTCAGATCGCCGACGGCAAAGCGGTGATTGAGACATTCCGCAAAGGGGGCTTTGAACCGGAAGGCTATACCCTCTACGCCTACGCCTCTGTTCAGGCGCTGGCTGCCGCCTATAAAGGCGCGGGCAAAGACAATGAGAAAGCCAGCGAATGGCTGAAATCTCACGATGTGCCCACCGTTATGGGTAAAAAAGCCTGGGACGGCAAGGGCGATCTGAAAGTGTCCGATTATGTCGTTTATCAGTGGGACGACAAGGGTAAATATCACCAGCTGTAA
- a CDS encoding ABC transporter permease subunit: MDAFLLQQLINGLTLGAVYGLIAIGYTMVYGIIGMINFAHGEVYMISAYLCAIGLALLSFFGVHSFPLLIFGTLLFTVVVTAVYGWTIERIAYRPLRHSTRLAPLISAIGMSLILQNYVQLSQGPNQQGVPTLLTGVLRFEFDGGLVQITWTKLFILAAAFCGMALLTWIIQYTRLGRICRAVQQDRRMAAILGINTDRVISLVFVIGAAMAGLAGVLVTMNYGTFDFYAGFIIGIKAFTAAVLGGIGSLPGAMLGGLLLGVAEAQFAGLVNSDYKDVFSFALLVVILIFRPQGLLGRPLVAKV; this comes from the coding sequence ATGGACGCCTTTTTACTTCAGCAACTGATCAACGGGCTGACGCTGGGCGCGGTATATGGCCTGATCGCGATCGGCTACACCATGGTGTACGGCATTATCGGCATGATTAACTTTGCGCACGGCGAGGTCTATATGATCTCCGCCTATCTTTGCGCCATCGGCCTGGCGCTGCTCTCTTTTTTTGGCGTGCACTCTTTTCCGCTGCTGATTTTCGGCACGCTGCTGTTTACCGTGGTGGTGACGGCGGTTTACGGCTGGACCATCGAGCGTATCGCCTACCGGCCGCTGCGCCACTCGACGCGCCTCGCGCCGCTCATCTCCGCCATCGGCATGTCGCTTATCTTGCAAAACTACGTGCAGCTGAGCCAGGGACCTAATCAGCAGGGCGTGCCGACGCTGCTCACCGGCGTGCTGCGCTTCGAGTTTGACGGCGGGCTGGTGCAGATCACCTGGACCAAGCTCTTTATTCTCGCCGCCGCCTTCTGCGGCATGGCGCTGCTCACCTGGATTATCCAGTACACCCGCCTCGGCCGTATCTGCCGCGCGGTGCAGCAGGACCGGCGCATGGCGGCTATTCTCGGCATCAATACCGATCGCGTTATCTCGCTGGTCTTCGTGATCGGCGCGGCGATGGCCGGGCTGGCCGGGGTGCTGGTGACGATGAACTACGGCACCTTCGACTTTTACGCCGGGTTTATCATCGGCATCAAGGCGTTCACCGCGGCGGTGCTGGGCGGTATCGGATCGCTGCCTGGCGCGATGCTGGGCGGGCTGCTGCTCGGCGTGGCGGAGGCGCAGTTCGCCGGGCTGGTGAACTCAGACTACAAAGACGTTTTCTCCTTCGCGCTGCTGGTGGTGATCCTTATCTTCCGCCCGCAGGGGCTGCTTGGCCGTCCGCTGGTGGCGAAAGTGTGA
- the livM gene encoding high-affinity branched-chain amino acid ABC transporter permease LivM — translation MSRSISVSQALRETLLAGLIAVVVFGPVVGVVLKGYAFTLAPMRVALLVAVVMAGRLLLSLFLQTGRGRALLRRFEGADDGVYVREPGYRSRLRWILPLLLAVALLFPFLSSKYLLTVAILGLIYVLLGLGLNIVVGLAGLLDLGYVAFYAIGAYGLALGYQYLGLGFWSMLPLAALLAAFAGALLGFPVLRMHGDYLAIVTLGFGEIIRLVLTNWLSFTGGPNGVSVPSPTFLGLEFGRRAREGGVPFHAFFHLDYNPNMKFIFLYVVLVLVVTLVLFIKHRLTRMPVGRAWEALREDEIACRAMGLNHVLVKLSAFMLGASTAGIAGVFFASYQGFVNPTSFTFFESALILAIVVLGGMGSTLGVVLAAFVLTVAPELLRSFAEYRVLLFGMLMVVMMIWRPRGLVRTSRVGVAPRKGVRHE, via the coding sequence ATGAGTCGATCTATCAGTGTGTCTCAGGCGCTGCGTGAAACCCTGCTGGCCGGGCTGATTGCGGTGGTGGTGTTCGGACCTGTCGTCGGCGTGGTACTGAAAGGGTACGCCTTTACGCTCGCCCCCATGCGCGTGGCGCTGCTGGTGGCGGTGGTGATGGCGGGACGGCTACTGCTCAGCCTCTTTTTGCAGACCGGGCGCGGGCGGGCGCTGCTGCGACGCTTCGAAGGTGCGGACGACGGCGTCTACGTGCGCGAACCGGGCTACCGCTCGCGGCTGCGCTGGATCCTGCCGCTGCTGCTGGCGGTGGCGCTGCTGTTTCCCTTTCTCTCCAGCAAATACTTGCTGACCGTGGCGATCCTCGGGCTGATCTACGTGCTGCTGGGACTGGGGCTAAATATCGTGGTGGGGCTGGCGGGGCTGCTCGATCTCGGGTACGTCGCCTTTTACGCCATCGGCGCTTACGGGCTGGCACTCGGCTATCAGTATCTCGGGCTGGGATTCTGGAGCATGCTGCCGCTGGCCGCGCTGCTGGCCGCCTTCGCCGGGGCGCTGCTCGGCTTTCCGGTGCTGCGCATGCACGGCGACTACCTGGCTATCGTTACCCTGGGGTTCGGCGAGATCATCCGCCTGGTGCTGACCAACTGGCTGAGCTTCACCGGCGGGCCGAACGGCGTCTCCGTGCCGTCGCCAACCTTTCTCGGCCTGGAGTTTGGTCGGCGCGCGCGCGAAGGCGGCGTACCTTTTCATGCGTTCTTTCACCTCGACTACAACCCCAATATGAAATTTATCTTTCTCTACGTGGTGCTGGTTCTGGTGGTGACGCTGGTGCTGTTTATCAAGCACCGCCTGACGCGCATGCCGGTCGGACGCGCGTGGGAGGCGCTGCGTGAAGATGAGATCGCCTGTCGCGCGATGGGGTTAAATCATGTGCTGGTGAAGCTGTCGGCCTTTATGCTCGGCGCCTCGACGGCGGGCATCGCGGGCGTCTTTTTCGCCAGCTATCAGGGATTCGTCAATCCGACCTCGTTTACCTTCTTCGAGTCGGCGCTGATCCTCGCCATTGTGGTGCTGGGCGGTATGGGATCGACGCTCGGCGTGGTGCTAGCGGCCTTTGTGCTGACGGTGGCGCCAGAGCTGCTGCGCAGCTTTGCCGAATACCGCGTGCTGCTGTTCGGTATGCTGATGGTGGTGATGATGATCTGGCGGCCGCGCGGACTGGTGCGCACCAGCCGCGTCGGCGTCGCGCCGCGCAAAGGAGTTCGCCATGAGTGA
- a CDS encoding ABC transporter ATP-binding protein, with the protein MSDAILQVDHLMMRFGGIRALNDVSLRVQRGSVTSLIGPNGAGKTTVFNCLTGFYRASGGRILLNAQSRSTDVIQILGQKIEPQDWLRPTQLGSRLWYKMFGGAHLVNRAGLARTFQNIRLFREMSVIENLLVAQHMLANRNLLAGIFNTRSYREAENRALDRAFYWLETVDLTQTANRLAGTLSYGQQRRLEIARAMCTQPELICLDEPAAGLNPVETEALSAILHRLRADHRISVLLIEHDMPMVMAISDHIVVLDHGDVIAQGAPRQIQQDPRVIAAYLGAEEEDVDG; encoded by the coding sequence ATGAGTGACGCTATCCTTCAGGTCGATCATCTGATGATGCGCTTCGGCGGCATCAGGGCGCTTAACGACGTCAGCCTGCGCGTGCAGCGCGGTTCGGTTACCTCGCTAATCGGCCCCAACGGCGCGGGCAAAACCACGGTCTTTAACTGCCTGACCGGCTTCTACCGCGCCAGCGGCGGCCGCATTTTGCTGAACGCCCAGTCGCGCAGCACCGATGTGATTCAAATTCTCGGCCAGAAAATCGAGCCGCAGGACTGGCTGCGGCCGACGCAGCTGGGTTCACGGCTCTGGTACAAGATGTTCGGCGGCGCCCACCTGGTGAACCGCGCCGGGCTGGCGCGCACCTTTCAGAATATCCGCCTGTTTCGCGAAATGTCAGTGATTGAGAACTTGCTGGTGGCGCAGCATATGCTGGCGAACCGCAATTTGCTGGCGGGCATTTTCAATACCCGCAGCTATCGCGAGGCGGAGAACCGCGCGCTCGATCGCGCCTTCTACTGGCTGGAAACGGTAGATCTGACGCAGACGGCCAATCGGCTGGCCGGCACGCTCTCCTATGGCCAGCAGCGGCGTCTGGAGATTGCGCGCGCCATGTGTACCCAGCCGGAGCTTATCTGCCTCGACGAGCCGGCGGCGGGGCTCAATCCCGTGGAGACCGAGGCGCTGAGCGCAATTCTGCACCGTCTGCGCGCTGACCACCGTATCAGCGTGCTGCTGATCGAGCACGACATGCCGATGGTAATGGCGATCTCCGACCATATCGTGGTGCTCGACCACGGCGACGTTATCGCCCAGGGCGCGCCGCGACAGATCCAGCAGGACCCGCGCGTGATTGCCGCCTATCTTGGCGCAGAAGAGGAGGATGTTGATGGCTGA
- a CDS encoding ABC transporter ATP-binding protein: MAEPMLKFDAVDLYYGPVQALKKVSLSVQPGETVALIGANGAGKSTLLMSIFGQPRIAQGEIYFQGEPVSQRSTHFIAASGIAQAPEGRRIFADMTVEENLQMGTIAIGSAHQKSDLARMYELFPRLLERRRQRAMTLSGGEQQMLAIARALMSRPKLLLLDEPSLGLAPIVVKQIFAILRELTQQGMTLFLVEQNARHALAIADRGYVMANGEIRLSGSGRELLNNEEVRSAYLGGAAAAAVNDEKRV, translated from the coding sequence ATGGCTGAACCGATGCTGAAGTTTGACGCGGTCGATCTCTATTACGGCCCGGTGCAGGCGCTGAAAAAGGTGTCGCTCAGCGTGCAGCCCGGCGAGACCGTGGCGCTGATCGGCGCCAACGGCGCCGGCAAATCGACGCTGCTGATGTCGATTTTCGGCCAGCCGCGCATCGCACAGGGTGAAATCTACTTTCAGGGAGAACCTGTCAGCCAGCGCTCGACCCATTTTATCGCCGCCAGCGGCATCGCCCAGGCGCCGGAAGGGCGGCGGATTTTTGCCGATATGACGGTTGAGGAGAATCTGCAGATGGGTACCATCGCCATCGGCAGCGCGCATCAGAAAAGCGATCTGGCGCGGATGTATGAGCTTTTTCCGCGCCTGCTGGAGCGGCGCAGGCAGCGGGCAATGACCCTTTCCGGCGGCGAGCAGCAGATGCTGGCGATCGCCCGCGCGCTGATGAGCCGGCCGAAGCTGCTGCTGCTCGACGAGCCGAGCCTCGGGCTGGCGCCGATTGTGGTTAAGCAGATCTTCGCGATTCTGCGCGAGCTGACGCAGCAGGGCATGACGCTGTTTCTGGTCGAGCAAAATGCCCGTCATGCGTTAGCTATCGCCGATCGCGGCTATGTGATGGCTAACGGCGAGATCCGCCTCAGCGGCAGCGGCCGGGAGCTGCTCAATAATGAAGAGGTGCGCAGCGCCTATCTGGGCGGCGCGGCAGCCGCTGCGGTAAACGACGAGAAAAGAGTGTAA
- a CDS encoding EmmdR/YeeO family multidrug/toxin efflux MATE transporter → MQAIKRTAWYPKRRFYRTLFWREITPLAVPIFIENLCVMLMGVLSTFLVSWLGKEAMAGVGLADSFNIIIISFFAAIDLGTTVVVAFSLAKRNGKRARAATRQSLALMTVLSLVLVFAIELWGHLIIDLIAGGAEPKVKELALSYLQTSAWSYPAAAIALIGSGALRGAGNTKIPMLINGGMNILNIAISSVLIYGAFSWEGLGFVGAGLGLTISRYIGAIGVIYVLMIGFNASLKISLPSYFRRWDSKILMEVLGIGVPASIESVLFNGGKLLTQVFVAGMGTDAIAGNFIAFSIASLINLPGNALGSASTIITGTRLGRNQVYQAERQIRHVFWLASLCLCVLAFMTVPLSGVLARFYTRDPDVISVTQHLIWLNAAFMPIWAASWVLPAGLKGARDARYTMYVSMFSMWGARVVVGYVLGIMLGMGVVGVWLGMFLDWAVRGVCFWWRLKSGKWLDNYRKMAAKQP, encoded by the coding sequence ATGCAGGCGATAAAGCGCACCGCGTGGTATCCCAAACGACGCTTTTATCGCACGCTGTTCTGGCGTGAGATCACGCCACTGGCGGTGCCCATTTTCATCGAAAACCTGTGCGTGATGCTGATGGGGGTATTAAGCACATTTCTGGTGAGCTGGCTGGGCAAAGAGGCGATGGCGGGCGTTGGGCTGGCGGACAGCTTCAACATCATCATTATCTCTTTCTTTGCCGCCATCGATCTCGGCACGACGGTGGTGGTCGCCTTTAGCCTGGCGAAGCGCAACGGCAAGCGCGCCCGCGCGGCTACGCGTCAGTCGCTGGCGCTGATGACGGTGCTGTCGCTGGTGCTGGTGTTCGCCATCGAGCTGTGGGGGCATCTGATCATCGATCTGATCGCCGGCGGCGCGGAGCCAAAAGTCAAAGAGCTGGCGCTGAGCTATCTGCAGACCTCGGCGTGGAGCTATCCGGCGGCGGCGATTGCGCTGATCGGCAGCGGCGCGCTGCGCGGCGCGGGGAATACCAAAATCCCGATGCTGATCAACGGCGGGATGAATATCCTGAATATCGCCATCAGCAGCGTCTTGATCTACGGCGCCTTCTCCTGGGAAGGGCTGGGCTTCGTCGGCGCCGGGCTGGGGTTGACCATCTCGCGCTATATCGGCGCTATCGGCGTAATTTACGTGCTGATGATCGGTTTTAACGCCTCGCTGAAGATCAGCCTGCCGAGCTATTTCCGCCGCTGGGATTCGAAAATCCTGATGGAGGTGCTGGGTATCGGCGTCCCGGCGAGTATCGAATCGGTGCTGTTTAACGGCGGCAAGCTGCTGACCCAGGTGTTTGTGGCGGGCATGGGCACCGACGCTATCGCCGGCAACTTTATCGCCTTCTCTATCGCCTCGCTGATCAACCTGCCGGGCAACGCGCTGGGATCCGCCTCAACCATCATCACCGGCACCCGGCTGGGGCGCAATCAGGTCTATCAGGCGGAGCGGCAGATCAGGCATGTCTTCTGGCTGGCGAGCCTCTGTCTCTGCGTGCTGGCGTTTATGACCGTGCCGCTCTCCGGCGTGCTGGCGCGCTTCTATACCCGCGACCCGGACGTAATCAGCGTGACCCAGCATCTCATCTGGCTGAACGCCGCCTTTATGCCAATTTGGGCCGCCTCCTGGGTGCTGCCTGCCGGGCTGAAGGGGGCGCGCGACGCCCGTTACACCATGTACGTCTCGATGTTCAGCATGTGGGGGGCGCGCGTGGTGGTCGGCTACGTGCTGGGCATTATGCTCGGCATGGGGGTGGTCGGCGTCTGGCTCGGCATGTTCCTCGACTGGGCGGTGCGCGGCGTCTGCTTCTGGTGGCGGCTGAAGAGCGGCAAGTGGCTGGATAATTACCGCAAGATGGCGGCGAAGCAGCCGTAG
- a CDS encoding DNA/RNA non-specific endonuclease — MSDKESAALISARLALTAQQRAQTRAALAQGVTAEPDRGRAQRYAFQQHVRQEVIVGGSNDLLPIAFLAQGLTCARGVALLREDGVPVGSAFLTHGGLLVTCHHLLPAPPASGRITLQFGWRRTEAGELVDGVTFGIDAARFFLTSPTDELDCTLIALGEGIEGGGDAPQPLALNDRNDKHALGISLNLIHHPGGAPQQITLRNNALLARHQQLLHYAADTDGGSSGAPVFNDSWQLVALHHGGVESDDGWVNEGIRISAIIDWLKGELPQLPAPQQALLMQALTGSDGVPPYATATAPESGYGNRDGFQPVFLEGAPIDLAAIIAPRAAEVAPLRDGRQGAEAQLDYEHFSLLMNAERRLAFFTATNIDGARYIAIDRGNGQPSLLEEGDRWVEDSRIDSRYVTGQAFYSEFSRWFDRGHLTRRSDPTWGTAAEAVRANKDTFHFTNCSPQHFRFNQSLQYWQGVERYILESGVLESKRKISVLTGPVLNDQWRQYAEWQVPLMFWKVVLRINRAGQPQATALLVSQADLLDEPRRVLPHAQTAPRPNVDEYRVTVSALETLTGLNFAAFRDWESWQPDESLLAQPLPAKLIMDWEDLL; from the coding sequence ATGAGCGATAAAGAGAGTGCCGCGTTGATTAGCGCGCGGCTGGCACTGACCGCGCAGCAGCGTGCGCAGACCCGCGCCGCGCTGGCGCAGGGCGTAACGGCGGAGCCGGATCGCGGCCGCGCGCAGCGCTACGCCTTTCAGCAGCACGTGCGTCAGGAGGTGATTGTCGGCGGCAGCAACGATCTGCTGCCGATCGCTTTTTTAGCGCAGGGCCTGACCTGCGCACGCGGCGTAGCGCTGCTGCGCGAAGATGGCGTGCCCGTCGGCAGCGCGTTTTTAACCCACGGCGGCCTGCTGGTCACCTGTCATCATCTGCTGCCGGCACCCCCTGCGTCGGGCCGCATTACCCTGCAGTTCGGCTGGCGGCGCACGGAAGCGGGCGAACTGGTGGACGGCGTCACTTTTGGCATCGATGCAGCGCGTTTTTTCCTCACCAGCCCCACCGATGAGCTGGACTGCACCCTGATTGCGCTGGGTGAGGGGATTGAGGGAGGCGGCGACGCGCCGCAGCCGCTGGCGCTTAACGATCGCAACGACAAGCATGCGCTGGGCATCAGTCTCAACCTTATCCACCATCCGGGCGGCGCGCCGCAGCAGATCACCTTGCGCAACAACGCGCTGCTGGCGCGTCACCAGCAGCTGCTGCACTATGCGGCCGACACCGACGGCGGCTCTTCCGGCGCACCGGTGTTCAACGACAGCTGGCAGCTGGTGGCGCTGCATCACGGCGGGGTCGAGAGCGACGACGGCTGGGTGAATGAAGGGATCCGCATCAGCGCTATTATCGACTGGCTGAAGGGCGAGCTGCCGCAGCTGCCTGCGCCGCAGCAGGCGCTGCTGATGCAGGCGCTCACCGGCAGCGACGGCGTGCCGCCGTATGCCACCGCCACCGCGCCGGAGAGCGGCTATGGCAACCGCGACGGTTTTCAGCCAGTGTTTCTTGAGGGCGCGCCGATCGATCTGGCGGCCATTATTGCGCCGCGCGCCGCCGAGGTGGCACCGCTGCGCGACGGCCGTCAGGGAGCGGAAGCGCAGCTCGACTATGAGCATTTTTCACTGCTGATGAACGCCGAGCGGCGGCTCGCCTTTTTTACCGCCACCAATATCGACGGCGCGCGCTATATCGCCATCGATCGCGGCAACGGCCAGCCGTCGCTGCTGGAGGAGGGGGATCGCTGGGTGGAAGACAGCCGTATCGACAGCCGCTACGTCACCGGTCAGGCTTTTTACAGCGAGTTCAGCCGCTGGTTCGATCGCGGTCATCTCACGCGGCGCAGCGACCCCACATGGGGCACGGCGGCGGAAGCAGTGCGCGCTAACAAAGATACCTTTCACTTTACCAACTGTTCGCCGCAGCATTTTCGCTTCAACCAGAGCCTGCAGTACTGGCAGGGGGTAGAGCGCTATATCCTGGAGTCGGGCGTGCTGGAGTCGAAGCGGAAAATCAGCGTGCTGACCGGTCCGGTACTGAACGACCAGTGGCGGCAGTATGCTGAATGGCAGGTGCCGCTGATGTTCTGGAAGGTGGTGCTGCGCATTAACAGGGCAGGTCAGCCGCAGGCGACGGCGCTGCTGGTCAGCCAGGCGGATCTGCTGGATGAGCCGCGCCGCGTGCTGCCCCACGCCCAGACAGCGCCGCGCCCCAACGTCGATGAGTACCGCGTGACGGTCAGCGCGCTGGAGACGCTCACCGGGCTGAACTTCGCCGCTTTTCGCGACTGGGAGAGCTGGCAGCCGGATGAGTCTCTGCTGGCGCAACCGCTGCCGGCGAAGCTGATTATGGACTGGGAAGATCTGCTGTAA
- a CDS encoding glucose 1-dehydrogenase, with translation MTDRPQNPHQAQQQTWPGSFLKMDPKPDHGETSYQGSGRLKGKTAVITGGDSGIGRAVAIAYAREGADVVISYLDEHEDAKDTAKLVEEAGQQALLIAGDVTEAAHCRSIVAQTAERFGKIDIVVNNAAFQMTRTSLEEIGDDEFDRTMKTNLYAMFYICKAAVPHMPAGGSIINTASINADQPKPKLLAYSATKAAIVNFSGGLAALLAEKGIRANAVAPGPIWTPLIPATMPPEQVESFGSEVPLERMGQPAELAPAYVMLASDEGSYISGATIAVTGGVAVI, from the coding sequence ATGACAGATCGTCCCCAGAATCCTCATCAGGCGCAGCAGCAGACGTGGCCCGGCAGCTTTCTGAAAATGGACCCCAAACCCGATCATGGGGAAACCAGCTATCAGGGATCTGGCCGCCTGAAAGGCAAAACCGCCGTTATTACCGGCGGCGACTCCGGCATCGGCCGTGCCGTTGCCATCGCCTACGCCCGGGAAGGCGCGGACGTGGTGATCTCCTATCTGGACGAGCATGAAGACGCAAAAGATACGGCGAAACTGGTTGAAGAGGCGGGTCAGCAGGCATTGCTGATTGCCGGCGACGTTACCGAAGCGGCACACTGCCGCAGCATCGTGGCGCAGACCGCCGAGCGCTTCGGCAAAATCGATATCGTCGTGAATAACGCCGCCTTCCAGATGACGCGCACCTCACTGGAGGAGATTGGCGATGACGAATTCGATCGCACCATGAAAACCAATCTCTACGCCATGTTCTATATCTGCAAGGCGGCGGTGCCCCATATGCCAGCTGGCGGATCCATTATTAACACCGCCTCGATCAATGCCGATCAGCCGAAGCCGAAGCTGCTGGCCTACTCCGCTACCAAAGCCGCTATCGTGAACTTTTCTGGCGGTCTGGCGGCGCTGCTGGCAGAGAAGGGCATTCGCGCCAACGCCGTGGCCCCTGGTCCTATCTGGACGCCGCTGATCCCGGCCACCATGCCGCCAGAGCAGGTGGAAAGCTTCGGCAGCGAAGTCCCGCTGGAGCGTATGGGACAGCCCGCCGAGCTGGCGCCAGCCTATGTGATGCTGGCCAGCGATGAAGGCAGCTATATTTCCGGTGCCACCATTGCGGTGACAGGCGGCGTCGCGGTTATCTGA